Genomic window (Pristis pectinata isolate sPriPec2 chromosome 28, sPriPec2.1.pri, whole genome shotgun sequence):
ACAACAGACAATGTGTGCCAGATATATGGTTCTATTGATTCAGTGCATTGTACGATATTAACACAAAGGTCATTTGAGACAATCACAATATTTTAGTGAGGCACTTATTCACATGCAATTTTCAGTAAACACTTCCACAGAATTCTAATATTAGGCTTGGTAATTGTGATTGGTTGAGTTCTCTCCTATGGATCCAGCAGCTCAGGATTCCTTCCCAGCTGCTCATGGAGGAACCTGGTGACCTCCTCCGCCCCAACATTGTGGTCAATCGTCTAGATGCTGTTCTTCCCAAGTGGACGTAGGATGGCCACTGTATGGGTCCATTATCACCTTAGCACATCGGACAATCATTACAATTAGGAAGAGGCACAGGAAGACAAAGCAGGCCAATGTCAATCCCTTGTCCACATCGACATAAACTGGTTCAGGGGTCGCATTCTCCATTGCTTTGGACATCTTTCATCAGGTCGGCTTGTCACTGCTCCCATCCTGAAATTCCTTCAAATAAAAAGGATGTAGACATGTGGATTTTAATTCAGGATTATAAAAAGAAAAGTAActgtatttctatagcacctaCTTAGAGTGTCCCCAAACGCTTTAAATTtcagtgaaatatttctgaagtgtgCACACAGTAATTTGTCAGCAAagacccacaaacaacaatggggtAAGTGCCCAAATAATGCTTTGTGAGTTTCTTTGAGGGATTAATGTAGCCAGGACACTGGGTAAAACACTCCAGTATTTGGAATGCTGCCAGGAGATTTTTATCCCGCTCAGAATCCCATCCAAAAGGTGGCAGCGCCAACATGCAGTGTTTCCTGTCACCTTGGGTTTGTGCTCCAGTCctctggagtgggaattgaacccatgacTTGTGCCCTGCAGGCAAGAGTGCCATCTGCAGGACCTGGCTGGCATTATATTCCCCTTGTCTTCCTCACCAAATTCTCCAATCCTGTCCCAGGTGTGAATGAGGAGGAACTGAATAATGGAGCATCAAACTGGTTCCAGATTTGGTTCCCAGCAAAACTAGACCCACTCCTTcagtcccacctcctccccaatacAAGGGCCAGACCCCAGAAAGGGATTGGGTATGGAGACAGACTGACTTATCAACATGCAGGTCATGCTGCTGAACCTCTGGTCCAGCCAGGAAGAGCTACAGGAGGTACAGTCAATCTTAATACCTCACAGCCGGCCCCCTACAACTGGCCTGGGATTGAAGATGAATCCCCAGGTCACTGCCCAGAAACAGGAGGATTAGGTGGAATGCTGGAGATGCACGtagatagtcatacagcacagaaacaggcccttcgtcccaccatgtccatgccaaccatcaagtacccacctacactaatccattcACCGGCATTTGGTCTGAAGCCTTCTATTGTCTTGGCGATCCAAGTGTTCATTCAGGTACTTTGTAAAATATTGTGAAAAGacctcctccttcaccccctCAGGtaatgcatttcagattccaaccaccctcagggtgataacgttcctcctcagatcccctctaaacttcctaaCCTTTAAAACCTATATCCTCCAGTTTTAACTTTCTTACTATCTACTTATCCACGCCCCTTATAACCTTTGCGTATCTAAATTCAGggaccccctcagcctcttcaactccaaggaaagcaaacccagctaATCCAGTCTCTCTCATAacagaaacactccatcccaggcaacatacaggtgagtctcctctgcaccctcgccagtGCACCTCATTGATGGACCCAAGTTAAGTGTGGGGACAGTGGGAGCTGTGCATTGACTAAGGTCTGCTGAAAGTCGAGCCATGGGAGACCTACACTTACTGGTAGGGTCCACGTACCCACTCTTGCTCCTCATGGTTACTCAGAAAGAACATTTTAAACATATTCACACAGGCCTCTTGTCTTCAGACCCTAGTGGTACCTGCCCAGTTAAGATACTCCATCTTAATTcttttttatttacaacgtggtaacaggcccttccggcccaacgagtccacgccgcccattttaaacccccatattaacctacccgtacgtctttagaatgtgggaggaaaccggagcacccggaggaaacccacacagacacgggagaatgtacaaactccttacagacagtgacgggaatcgaaccctgatcgccggcgctgtaatagcattgtgttaaccactacgctaccgtgccgcccttaaaCTCTCCATCCATCCAGGTTCCCGAGATGGGCAACAGTCACCCTCTGTTTTAATTCTAGATTTAGTTCCCGCTACTCACTCACATGTTACACTTCATTCTAGCAATGGTGTTCTTGTAGCCAAGATGTGAAGGGAAAGATTGATGGAGGAGTCTTTTAGGAATTAAGTGCGTCAATTATGAGAAGTCCATGCTCAATACAAAAATCTTAATGTAGACTTTTGAATGGCAACACCAATAAGTAGTTATAGAAcaagaaacagtacagcacaggaacaggcccttcagcccaccatgtctgtgctgaccatgatgtcaatctaactaatcccatctgcctgcacatggtccatgtccctctatttcctgcctgcttatgtgtccgtctaaatgctttttaaaagttgctatcatatccatttccaccacctccccagtagcccattctctgtgtaaagaacttgccttgcAACTTTCCTTTAagcctccccaccctcaccttaaacctatgccctctagtatttgaccctgggaataagactctgaccatctaccctgtctatacctctcataatgttatatacttctatcaggtctcccctcagcctctcacGCTCCAGAGGACACTGCAGACACAGGAACTGTGAGATGATAAACATTCTTCATGATTGATTTCTACCATTCTGGTCATTCCATGCTAAAATAAGAATGGAGTTACTGACTAATCATATAATTAATCTCTCTGTGTTAGTCTGCAACAGATCCAGGCACAGTGGGAGGGATTCCCCACTGGCCCAATGCCATCTGTTCCTCCTAATCGTGTCACATGTACCTCATGTCACGTCTCACATTCTTCACTTTTCGTACGATAATcattattttctgaaaaaaaatcaaatttgtttGTGAATGAATCAACACcagctgcttccaccatctctccaGGGAGCTATTTCTGTCGGATGATCACTTTCTCACTGAAAATGCTTCCTGGATTTGGGTTTGAATTTATCCTCTGCGGCCGAGCGACGTGAGCTCAGTCCTACTGCCCTGGATAAACTCAACCTGTGTCTCAGGGTCAATATTATCCAGTCACTATCATATTGTGACAACCCTTCTACTTTCCAGTGAGAACAAGTCCAGTGTATATAATTTTTTCTTAAAATCCagttcttccttccttccatcattcaATGTTTCTCTTTGTATCCTTTCAATAGCTGCAATTGACTTTTCAGAAAGCAGTGACCACATGCCAAACAAAGCTCTGCAAGGGCAGTGACATTAATATTCATAAATGTGATAGGATTATCTCATCACTTTAGTTCAATGTTAACATTTAGAAGATATTGCAACTGCTTTACTTTTTTGGTTTGTAAATAAGGATCTAATCTCTTTCATTTTCTATGCAAactattttcttttccttcctgaaTTCCTTCTCTACATTAAATCTTCTTAGGCAATCCTTTGAGATTGGAGGGTAATTTACCTCCATCCAGGTCTGATAAGGCCAAAGTGGGAACggtggactcttccacagatggggcaggagctgCCTGATGGGGCGGGTGTGtggttagtttgtgaggtgacatgttccttccactgcttacacagggcttTTGTGTGCCCCCAGTGCATGGCCTCGAGATTCTGAAcgacatcccaaatgctccttttccGTCTTGAGTGGTCAAGGACCAGCTCTTGAGAATTTCAGATTAAAATATCCCTTCAAGGTTTTTACTCTTTTGTCATGAACCCTCGTCCGCAGTAGGATGCACTAGTAGGTTCACCAGTGTCTCATATCCATGTGTGCAAGATATTTTTAACAGGTCTCTGTTACACAATGTAACTCTGATatattgttgtaccagacactgctgtTCAGTTGAGGCTTCTTGCCTTCAGTGAAGGATGTCCTGTTCATTTGCTTATGCAAGCAGCAGCGGAAAGGGACCTCCAGACACAACACTGGTGGGGACGTTGCTGCTCGAGGGGGTATCAGGGCATTCTGAAGGAAACAGAAGGCAGAGTCCTCTGGAGGGAGCAGTGACAGTGGTCAGAAATGGAGGTGACAGACTCTCCAAAATACTTCAGAAGAATGAATGGTGTAATAATCTGGCATCTGGCTGTTTGGAAATGCTGATGGTGTGACCTCTGGCTCACCTGCTGGTCTGGAATGCGAACctggggtccagagtgcaagtggggtgtgtggccagagctgggGGCTTTGGAGTATAGCGGGGGCCGAGTCCGGATGTGGGCGCGTGTGTGGCGAGAGCTGGGCTTGGGGTCTGGAATGCTTTTGGTGCGGTACATTGAACAGAacatacaacaatacagcacagcacaggaacaggccatttggcccacaatgttgtaccgaccacAATGCTGTGCCAGAACGTGGATGGGTTTACGGCTGGAGTCAGGGTCCAGAGTGCCTGTGTATTTCCcaatccctttaaactcaccaggcaCACTGGAAAAGTATATTATtgtgtaaaatgtaaaaaaatgaaataaaagtgcgtttgggtattaataggagtaatggTCTGGAAAATTTActcctccagcactaccaaagtcccaagagCGCTGGGTTATTGGACCTTTACTGTAGAAAGAATGAGCTGGGATGTCCCTGCGGGCAAATGACATTGTTGGGTTCTGGGGAGGTCACAGGAAGGGGAATGTGGTGATGGGCCAGAAGAGGAAGGAGACCTTGTCCCTGGCAGCGACATCAGAGACAAGTGGCCAACTATAGACAAAGGCTCATGTGAAGAAAGAGTGAAAGGGACATTTTAATCCAACAACATAAGAAATTTTCAAAGCTCCATGCTTGTCACGTGCAGCTGGGGACCAGCTGGTGAACACACAGTCAGGGTGAGGACACTGGCAAACAGGTGTAATTTTCAGACCTTTTTAGGTCAGGTGATGCCAGGTCATTTAGTATGTGGTGTGACAAAAGATCCAATGGCTGAATGTGTGAGATGGCCACCAGGATAGAGACAGTGTTCAAAATATGTCATGCTGTTAGTGCAGGGTGTGAATCCCAGGAACAAGCCCAGAGAGACGTCAGTGGTGGTGTGGACTTCACTGTAGCCGAGTCACAAGGACATACAGGCAGCTTCAGCAAGAACTCAGTAGATCACATGGTGCAAAGGGCAGGAGATCTTGCCGTGAATGCATGAGAGCCACCTGGTTTCAGTGTGACCCTCCATGATGGCCCAGTGCTGTCATTTTCACAGAGTGGGTCACATTGCATAGGAGGTGCAGGTCCCTGAAGAACATCAATAAATCAAGGTTAGGGAACAGACTCACTGGGTACTGTACCCATGGCAGAAGGAGGTGGAAACAGAAATGTTGAATGGGATCCATTGCACTCTGGAGGAGGATGATGAAGGCACAACATTTAAGGTCACCTTATTGGTTGAAGAAGGAACTACAAACATCTGCAATGATACCACAACAAGTGAGTCTGTTACAAACCAGGATGTGCCTCTGACACAACTCCACCTCTTTCACCTGGTTTGGGTCCAAACAGTGTTAGACATATGTAGGGGAGGGACCCTCCAGATTATGGGGAAGGTGAACTGTTGGGTCTCTGGGAGAAACAGATGCATCCAGTTACCTCTCACAGTTAAGGATATAAGCAGTGATCACAGGTGTGGACTCAAGAAATATTAGAAGACCGAGGTTCTGTGTGTTTGGAAGGATCATGGCCTGGGACAGTGAGGAGATCCAGGAACCTCACACTGTAGGTTGCACTGACCCTACCTGAGCAGACCGCTGGTCAGATGAGCTTGGGAGGCAACAAGGAGTCTCCAGGCCACAGGCACTACCAGCCCAAGGTTACGGAATGCAGTTCCAGTGTGAATCCTATACAAAATGGTGTTTCTATGCCTACCATGCACCATCTGGGACGGTGAGAGAAGGTCTATAAAGGTACAAGTGTCTCCCTCCAAGCGAGTGTGATGTTTGAGGTGGAATCTGATGACCACCCATCTGACAGGAACAAGAATAAGGCCAAACAGTGGAGTCGAAGAGTCTCCTGGAAGGGGATAAACCACTGATTTGCATCCATGGCTTACTGAGAGAAAGCAAGAATGGTCATGGGCAACAAATGGGAAGTGGATCTCTCAAGATGTGGGCTGCAGTGAGAGTGGACAAAAGTAACAAAtagactaatgggaaactgttcaaaatCTCCTCCATTCCAGAGCAAAGGTCACCCCAACCTCACTAGTAAGAGCCAAACTCCAAGACAACGTCGACTCTTTCACAGAAGCCTACAGGAGAATggctcttatactcaacatccacaaaaaaaaacatcctctACAACCTGCACCCAGGGCTCTTTGACAGTAAATTTCCACAGCAAAGTCTGGGAAATGTGGAGCACTCCTCATTAACTCAGGGgcatctctcagcaaaggcagacacccatgatgaaattcaccaccaccttctgggcaCCACGACAATCTTTCGCCAACTAAGGGAAAGGTGTTTGACAATTAAGACCTCAAACCCAATACAAAATGAacctactgggcagcagtgaatcCTGTTGACCCGTGTGCTAGCAAGAATTGGACTCCCTAATAGCAGGCACCTCGAGGAACTGGAGAGGTAACACTATCTCCACAATATCTCCCAAATCCACTGCAAGGACCAACATCAAcgacctctcccaggccaacatcaccaACAGTGAAGACTTACTTACCTTTAAATGGCTCTGTGGGGCAGGCCTCATCACTTGCATGAttgacatcagactcccaaagaacacattctattctgagctccatGACAGGAGGGATTACAAGGAAAACATTGAAGGATTTTCTCAAGACCTCCTTGGAAAAATGTAATATCCCCATTGAATCCTGGCAATCCCTAGCCCATGACTTCTCAAAGTGGAGAGGAAGCATTtggaatggcactgagaacctcgacTCTATGTGTCAGGACCATACTGGGGCCCagcataaattggtaaattggtttattattgtcacatgtactgtatagaggtaaagtgaaaaacattgttttgcatgccatccatacagatcctttcatcacatcagtacattgaggtagtacaagggaaaagcaataacagaaggcagaataaagtgttacagttacagaaaaagcacagtgtgggcagacaataaggtgcaaggctatgacaaggtagattgtgaggtcaagagtccatcttatcatactaggggaccgttcaatagtctcataacagcggcccttgagcctgtggtacaagcttttgggcttttgtatcttctgcctgatgggatgggggagaagagagaatggaagTGGTGAGATGGTGGAAGGAGCTCACCAACCCTCAACTACCCAGCTGTCCTCCCCATCAGTCCTCTTCTACCTCATCTGAGGAGGGTTTGTGGTTCAGAACCACAGAACATGAGTGGAAGTGaatcatcctcgaccttgaggtGTCACCTGAGACGAAGAGCCCACAAAGAAGGAGGTGCTGGAGTGAGTGGAATTCAATAGAGTCAACACAAAGGGAAAAGCTGTGACAGAAGGAGTTCTGGGGAAGAGACTACAAGACTTGCTATTTACAGAATTGCTGTATGGACTGAAGCAAGCTCTAACTGAGTTggtgcagtgggatttgaattgtGGAGGTAGTTCCAAAGCCCTGAACGTTCTGTGAAGGATTTTAAAGTCGGCAAGGACTTAATAACACAGCCCGATACAGCCTTGCTGGAATGAGACAAAACAGAGTGAAATTAGTTCTGTCAGTATAAAACTCTTCACTATAACCCAGAAAGGGAAGATCAAAGAAGGTGACTTTGTGACTCCAAATGGACATAGGAAAGGTCCAGTGTCCACTggaagtcagagtgggagcagAAGCACAAAGATAGGGAGCTTTATGAAGCAGCCAAAGTTAGGAGTGAGTTCATGGTATCCAGTAATAACACTCTGTTCAATTAATCTCTCTGCTAAAGGAAACTGATTCTTGCTGTTCATCCAAGCCTCTCACAATTCTGTAAACCTCAACTACATCTCTTTCAAAGGACAAAGACCCTGTGGCCAGACTCACCTCTTGACCTAAATCACCAACTAGATTATCCCGTTGTTCTCTTGTTCCTGTTGGTGGGAGCTCGTTGTCCTCAGACTGACTGCAGCAGTGTTGACCTGTAAAGTTCATGCTCTAGGGCTCTTATAGTTTTACacacctcagttaagtctcccctcagcctcctctaatCCAAAGAAATAACCCTAGTTTATCCAAACTTCCCTCACAGCTATAATCTtcctgtcctggcaacatcctcaaaaatcccctctgcaccttttctggtgcaaccacatctttcctgtattgtggtgaccagcACAGTACGTAGTCCTCAAACTGTTGTCCAACTCGTGGTGTATACTGCTCCACCATCACCTACTCCTTATTCAGTGCCTCAGGAAAGCACCCCAGATGTCTTTTTAACCATCTTATTgatctgtcctgctacctttaagaaGCTGTGGACAGACATTGCAggtttcctctgttcctccacattaccCCTGAGAATTCCCCAACAGAGGGAATAGTTGGACCCTAAACAGCAAATCTTGGTGTTGTGTTAGAATGCTGAGGTTGTCAGTGACTTCAAGCAAATCATGTGGCCTTGTATTCCTCCTGTGTCTCTAATTGTACCATTGGACAGTGTTTCCATAGCCTGCCTTGTACAGACTGGAGCCTGGACTTGCTTCATCAGCTGCAGGAAGGTCTGTGGAGTAAAGGCCTAAGCTTGTCAGAAAAGATGTGCCTTCAACAGGAAGCAttatcagaaatatttcaaacaCGCAGAAGGGCAAAATGTAATCAATCATTTTCTTCTAACAGCTTTTCTTGCACTGTGTTACAAACTTTCttcttaaattttaatttcaCAGATAAGTCAAGAAACTACCTGGCAGTCGTACTGAGTTTTAAAATTCAAGTTTCCACACAGCCATCGAGTCCCGAAAGCTAGTGCTGAGGTGTGTCCTTGAGCTCAGCATCACAATGTTCTGCATCTAACAGTGCACACACACAGTGCTTGATAATCAGGATTTTAGTGCCAACACTTTCCCTGTTGTGTCAGTTTGTCCATCTACAGAGGACCAAGGTTTGTATTCATTGGGCAAAGAGCCAAAATCGATCAACTATCAGTGCTTCAGTAATCCTTTCCACTTCCAAACAGAAAGCTCAAAGAGATGTGTTCAAACACACTGTGCTGGAGATAACTTTATAATTACATTTATTTGCAGCACTGAATGTCTTGGGAAAGAGCTTTTGGAATACTATTCATGCATTCTTCGTAGTACATTCTATTGTTATCTCAAATCTATTCAATTAATGAGATCCGGCTCTGTAGAAAGAGACATGCTGATTGTATCTTAGAGACTGCAGGCTACACTGCTCAATGTAATGGATCAAAATTTACATTCCCCTTTAGCTGAATGCTGCTGATTTGATTTCATCCATGAAGTTAAAATAATTTCAACCCAACAAAGGATGTATCTCATTTTCAATGAAAAGTGCATTAAAACAGCATGTAtaatctggtgcaacaaacaatctgctggaggaactcagcgggtcaaacagcatctgtgggtggaaaggaatcatcgacgtttcaggtcgaaaccctgcatcaggactgaggcagGATTTCAATCCGTATCGTCAACGATATACACAGGAATATAcccaggaaatggtagaggcacccagcagatcaggcagcatcgttGAAGACAAGAagcagagttagtatttcagagCCAGGAAAAATTAGAGGTGAATAGGTTTAACGCAGAGAACAGGGTGAGGGATGGGCAGGGCAGTGAGGGGCAGGGCGGAAGTGTAGGTCTGTGACAGAGGGGCACAGAATAAATGGCAAAAGGAATGATGGTCTAAGAAAGGTGATGCAGTATAAATGAATGTGTGTACCTTTAATAACTGTGTGTATCATGCAGTGTTGTacaaaagagtcatagagtcatacagtaacatagcacaggaacagggccttcagcccaactcgtccatgctgaccatgatgcccaccaaactagttccatctgcctgtatttggcccatagccctctaaactctttctatctatgtacttatccagatgttgTTGCCAGCTGAGTGTTAACTGCCTTCAATGAAGAATGTGTTGTTAGTATCTCTCTTCTTGTTGTTGAACAGCAACAAGAAAACATGGATACTTGAGTAGTGACAACAGCATGACGTTGCTGCTTAAGGAAGTACTTAGATCTGGGGTAACAGAGAACAGGGTTCTCTCAGTAAAGCAGCAGTGACGATGACAATTACCGGAGAGACTCAGCCATTCACCTTGTAATTGGAATGAGTGAAAATGTTCCTGAGGGTGAACAGGGCCATCAAGATCCCAGGGAGGACAAAGAACAGAGAAACATGTTCGGAATGTTTCCCAATGCCAGGAAGCTCAGGGAGAGAAGGGCGATGTTATTGTTGGCAGAAGCACATGACACGATGGTATATCTACTACTGCCAGGGGCTAGAGAGGATGGCTCATACCAGGGCAGAATGAAATGCTGATGGAACACTTTAATCCAACAGCATCAGAGATTTTCAAGAGCTGCAAGTTTGTCACATGCAGTCAGGGGATTGGGGGATGGTTGGTGAACACTGGTCAGGATGGGGTCACCAGAAAACAGCTGAAATTTCCAgtcatttatagagtcatagagttgtacagcatggcccatacttgtccatgccgaccgagatgtatattcaagctaatcccatttcccagcacttggcccatatccctctgaacccttgtcatccatatacccgtccacatacttcttaagtgtatctgcctcaaccacttcctccggcagctggttgcatatatctaccacccactgtgtaaaaaagttgcctctctggttcttattaaacctttcacctctaatcttaaaactatatcctctagttttcgattccccaaccctggaaaagaGACCgctcaccctatttatgcccctcgtgagatcacccctcagtctcctatgctccaaggtgtaaaggcccagcctgtctaacctgtccttataactcagtccctcgagtgctggcaacatccttgtaaatcttttctgcactctttccagtttaatcacattcttcctataacagggtaaccaaaaccgaacacaacactccaagtgtggcctcaccaacatcttgaacaatcgcaacataacctcccaacttctctattccataccctgactgatgaaggccagcatgccaaaaaccttctgccctgccctgtgactccactttaagggaactatgcacttgtactccaaggtctccctgttctacaacagtacccagggcccttccattcaatgtaaaagtcctgcCTTCAATTGTCCTTCCAAAAAGTAACTTTACATCTGAGGTGCTGTGAAGTTGCTGAGTGGCTGAGGAGAGAATTTGGGCAAAACTATTGGACACAGTGGACCCAGTGACTCCAGGAGCATGCCAGCAGTAACCACTGAAAGACGTAAAGCATCACTCAGGACATGGTTctgaggaacaggcaggaaacaAGTCCACGTAAATGTTAATGACGACAAGGTCtcacggagtcatagagtcacagagcacataaacaggccctttggcccaccatgtccacactgacagTGAAgatcccatctatactaatctaatttatcaacacttggtccatagccttctattgccttgatgattcaaatgctcatgaatattgtgagagtacctgcctccatcatccactcagacagtgtgctccagattccaaaccTCCCCTagatgaaaaaattcctcctcagatcccctctaccctttaccttaaacctatgccctctagttttagatatgtCTGTTGTAGGGAagagtttcctactatctaccttatATATGCTGTCATAATATTATATAGccctatcaggtcttccctcactgtggcaaccagaactgtacaaataCCCCTGCCGTGGCCTAACCACCATGTTATAAAGTTGTATCTATGCTCTTGCCTTCCATAAACATTTTACGTGGCTCACAATCACTCTTCAGCTCATGGGAACATCAGCCAGGTTTATGCAAATTGCCCTCACAACTTAACACTTTAAACCCTGTTATTATTCTTGTGAAACTCTGCGGTCCACTAAATGAATCCAAGATGTAGTTGTCGGATAATGTTGGAGACATTACTAAAACAATCAATATTTGTAAAATATACTTAACACCTTAGAATAGATTGAAGTTAGTCAGAGCCTCCCTGATTTaagtcaggaagggaaagttCAGACCAAGCTCTGGCACTGAACTTTGAGTTCCTCTGTGTTGCTTCATGCATAAGAACAATAAACAGCTGAGGAGATATAAGCAGGACCAACTTCACTGAAGGCAGTAATTCACAACTAAACTGCAGTGTCTGGGGATAGTGATATCTCAACAGGCATACCACCCGATACAAACTATTTCTTAAAGGTCCCCTACCACATATATACACTATAGCTACTGGGAATGCTGTACTCATAATGATGAGCTTAAATGGATGGAGACTCCTGTAAACTATGAATCTAGGTACTAGCCGCTGCATTCTACCTCTCAAGTGCTGTGTTAGCAAGTTAGAAATTCCAACTGCTAAACCTGCCTTCttgggcgacaatgactaacacgaggggacagaattttaaggtgattggaggaagatataagggggatgtcaggggtaagtttcttacacagagagtggtgggtgtgtggaacgcactgctggcagaggttgtgggggcagatacattagggacatgtaagaggctcttagatagacacatgaataatagaga
Coding sequences:
- the LOC127583931 gene encoding cortexin domain-containing 1 — encoded protein: MENATPEPVYVDVDKGLTLACFVFLCLFLIVMIVRCAKVIMDPYSGHPTSTWEEQHLDD